The Centroberyx gerrardi isolate f3 chromosome 7, fCenGer3.hap1.cur.20231027, whole genome shotgun sequence genome contains a region encoding:
- the LOC139917964 gene encoding interferon a3-like, whose translation MHNWICVLFFFCSAAAPALGCDWLRHYGHLSNDSLVLVEQMGGQLTEQECPVSFPYSYYRHIRKTKVESRLVFIRDSLELIAGLYRHGNLSSVSWDTGKTEHFLISIHRQTDGLNSCVPTKRKPDSRLRRYYRKLARNTLKEMGGSTASWELIRKETKLHLLQLDLLVASIRGPAAASRGRSALH comes from the exons ATGCATAACTGGATCTGcgtgctcttcttcttctgcagcgcCGCGGCCCCTGCCCTcggctgtgattggctgagacacTACGGTCACCTTAGCAACGACTCTCTCGTGCTGGTGGAGCAGATG GGTGGTCAGTTGACTGAACAGGAGTGTCCGGTTTCCTTTCCGTATTCCTACTACCGACACATTAGAAAAACTAAg gtagaGTCTAGGTTGGTCTTCATCAGAGACAGTCTGGAGCTGATTGCTGGTCTGTATCGCCACGGCAACCTGTCTTCCGTATCCTGGGATACCGGCAAGACCGAACACTTCCTCATCAGcatccacagacagacagacggactcAACAGCTGT GTGCCGACCAAAAGGAAACCAGACAGCAGACTGAGACGATACTACAGGAAACTGGCCAGAAACACTCTCAAGGAGATG GGTGGTAGTACTGCGTCCTGGGAGCTGATCAGGAAGGAAACCAAACTGCACCTCCTCCAGTTGGACCTGCTGGTCGCCTCCATCAGAGGACCTGCTgctgccagcagggggcgctctGCTCTGCACTGA